Below is a window of Arabidopsis thaliana chromosome 2, partial sequence DNA.
TAAGTCCAAGATGGTATCAGCGGatgaagaaaattacaaagaaGCCCTTCTTGCAGCTTTCAAAGTCTTTGCTCCTACAGGAATCAGTAAGTATACATACACCTCGTCTTGACATCGGTGGAAACTGgacttttaaatatatactataGATGCtggaaataaagaaattggTTGGAGAATGGGAAAAACTGCAACGAGAACCAAATGGACAACTATCTACTATTTTCATGAAGCATGATTCATTGCTGCTCATTCATAACAGATCAGTTAACATTGGAGTTCAAAATATGAAGTCAGTTTTCACATTGAActaaacatgttttctttttctccagGCCAAGAGATTCAAGACATTAATCATGATAGTTGTGCTGAAGTTGGCTCAAATTCCTCAGATTTTTGGGTAATGGTAGCAGCACTCAAGGTTTGTAACTTGAAAGACCTCACTTCAAAGCACATACTTCATATTGATATTTCAAACATGGAAGGGGTTGAGAACGTTTGTTGGggttttagtatttttttgaTCCAAGTTagcttttttttctgattccCATCAACATGGCTCAAATTCCTCAGATTTTTCTGATCCAAGTTAACCCTACTTATTATATGCATCATCTGCAGGAGTTTATTTCAAATGAAGGTGGTGGGGAGGTACCACTTGAAGGTTCCATGCCTGATATGATATCTTCCACAGAGTAAGTTCTCCTGTTCTTGCTTTTGTTTCATGGGAGGGATAAAATTCGTCCATCACCTTTATCAGATTACTATATAGCTGTATTGTATCTTTTGCAGGCACTACATCAATTTGCAGAAAATCTACCATTCCAAAGCGGAAGCTGATTTTCTTTCCATGGAACAGAGAGTAAAAAGTATTCTAGTTAAAGTTGGTCAGGATCCAAGTAGCATCTCAAAGCCAACTATCAAGAGCTTCTGCAAGAATGCACGAAAACTTAAAGTGAGAATGCTGAAATTTCTTACAATTTGATGTGTACTGTATCATTAAAACCGGGAATTGCGCCTTGTAGGTCTGCAGATATAGAACGATAGAAGACGAGTTCAAAAGTCCTTCTACAACAGAACTACATAAGTACTTGGCTGATGAGAATTACAGGTAAGAATGACTTCGTCAAAATTGATTCTTTTATACGACCATAGAGACTgtgataacaaaaatattactgGAGTATATTTGTAGaactgaaaaataatatttacagTTGCAGCATTTTGGAGGCATGTTGCTGTTAGCTCTTAAGGGTCTTACCACTTTTCTGTTTATTCCTCTTGCAGTGGCGCAATTGgattttatattcttcttagaGCTGTTGATAGATTTGCTGGTACCTATAAGAAGTTTCCTGGACAGTTTGATGGGTAAGAGAACACATTCTGGCAAAATTTGATTGTATCTTGAATAATTTTGGCATTGTTAGGCCATTAACATGTCTCTTTTCTCATAGATCAACTGATGAGGACGCATCCCAGTTAAAGACTATTGCCCTGAGTCTTCTTAGTGAAATGGGTTGTGACGGCTATGAACTTCAGGAAGAACTGTACAATGAGATGTGTAGATTTGGTGCTGCAGAGATTCACGTGGTTGCTGCTTTAATAGGAGGAATCACATCTCAAGAAGTGATCAAGGTTCGTTTCATATCCATGTTGCTCAAAATGGTTACCCCGCAGTATCAAATAGGAGTGTGAAACAAACATTAACCTCTTTTATGGTTTGGCAATGTTTGCAGCTCATCACAAAGCAGTTTGTTCCCAAGCGAGGAACTTTCATCTTCAACGGCATTGATCACAAGTCTCAGTCTTTGACATTATAGAAGATTCTTAGACACTGGTGGCTGCAGAAGAACTCCAACATATCTTTTACCCTCACTTCAAGTTGAAACTTAACCTTTTCTTGGAGTTTTTATTCTGCTATACACCAGACTAACTAGATATCATTTCTTTGTAGAAACAGTTTCGAATTCCTCATGtatattgattgattttgagCCGCGGTTCAAAACCGAAGAGCTCGCGTTAAGTGATGGGCATAGAGCCATTTTTGTATGACTTTCCTAAAGCAAAATTCTGGTATCGTTTCAAAATAGTCATATACTGCAATTTTAAAAGGATCAGACTTTTGGCTAAAACAAAGTACAGAGGTCTACAGAAGAATACAACAACAAACCACTGATGCGGTCGGGGGATTACAAAATAATCCTAGATTATGACAATCCAAAATTGACGAAACGGTAGAGATGGTACAGAAACAGACAAATCTACTCGGTGGAGAGTCTCTTTGTGGGATTGTAAACGCTGAATTCTCCAAAGTCTCTTCGGCCACTagcaacaaaacaatcaaacccTTGTAAAGAACAAGGTCCACATAAATTCACTTTTAGTAAATTCAAAGACTTTTGGTTCTCTAACACAAAAGTTGTTACTTGTCTCATGTCACAACAAGATATGATAAACATCCAAGTAGAACCTCaagtttataattaaaaagaagacGTAAATCTAAGGTTTACCTGTGACTAACATTCCAACCACCAGGTAAATGGCGAGGATGAACAGCATCAACAAACACTTTTCTCCACCTTTGACAGAAATCACGTACACCATCTTCTCCATGTTCCCTTAAAAGATATTCTACGATCTGTTTCCCGTGCGGTCCATGTCCTAACAAAGAGagtttggagttttgttgGTGCAACGTATTCCCATTACACTGAGTATCATTTAGCTCTTTAGCTCCATCTCCTTCACTTGTACCATCACCACTATCATCAACAACTGTGCTCCTTTCTACAGTcataattttctcaaaatctgCAAGAGCCTCCCCATCATTGTTTTCATCTAAAGATACGAAGTTGTTTGCATCAGTATTTCTGGATATCAAAGGATCATCATATCTTACACTTTATCAACCAACACAATTTTCAATGCTTATTATATGGTTACCTTCTTGTTTGTCCATACCAGCAACCTCTGCAGAATGTTTGAAGGAGACCCCTTTTTTCCTTtcgagttttcttctttcgtgAGGGCTCAATCCGATGAGTAAAGCTTTCTCTAAATCTTCTTCAGATAGGTCCCGTCCACCGTAATACATCTTCACAGTCTATattcagaatccaaaagaaagTATCAATAACAGAATACTTGGttcaaatcaatttcttgAAAGTTGAAATAGTTAGATGATCACATCACCTGCAACAATTCCTCACGGCGACTTGATGGCATTCTGTTCCCATGTCGCAAGAGCGCCATTGCAGCTGATCTAAGATGTAATGGGGAGACACCTGCATCCTCAGAGTCACCAGTTGATTCATCCTCCACTAAAGAAGACGTCCCTTGTGCTTCTTTTGAATCGAGTACTCTACGAACAAAAAGAGGAATTCCAAATTCCGTAGCGATTTGTTTCTTGTACCTCTCTGCAGCAGCATGTGCAACTTCATGACAATCCacacaaagaagaacaatgtCATGAGATCTATGACTTTTTAGGTGCTCAGGAAAATGAACTCTATAGCACGACGGTATTATTCGGTAACGGAGATAATGTTTCCCTTCCCCACACCCAACACATATATTCCTCTTGGTCTGGATATAAAAATCGTTCCCCTCATCTTCTGGACGCCCTTTGGGCTCAAACAAAAGCATTATCGCAGGTGGATTTTCTTCAACTAGCTTCGCAAGGCCACGGTTTAGATACCTGTAAGATATTACAAAGATATATAACTTAGAGAGTAGGCTCTTGAATCAAAGTAACTGAGGAAGTACAGATACAATACAACAGTAGATCATCATCTACCAttcaagttttcttttatcgCAATAACATAGCAACCGTCCATCATTAGCGTATATTCTACAGTTATGATAAACGGGAGCCTTGCAGGAAAACTTCTTAACAAAAAGCTCTCGCGAGGCCTTCCGAGTGAATTGCTGCTTGAAGTTCTTATGCCCATTTTGCTTGGGAGCAGAGTGGCTACTTAGCTTTGTCTTGAAGTTCACCAAAAGGGAATAGTTGAACACAGAGATTGGACATGTTCCATTTGTGCCCAAGCATTTCTTAAGAACCACCGGTAAGAGATCATCCAGCTTAGCCAACTTGTCCAGaatcattttatatatgtcATCCAAATGACTACAAATAACAGGATATGGAGACTGAACAGAGGAACTCAAGCTCGGGGAAGACTCTGTAGCCAAATCAATATGAGCTATTGTATCATATATCTCTTCGGTTGTAGTTGGCTGCTTACAAGAAAGACCAACTATAGCTTGGTCAGATAACACATATCGCGTGCTTTCATCATGAATCCGTCCCTGCAAAAAATCATGTCTGAATGAAATAACGACAAGGAAAATGTCTTGCAGCTACAACATTTTGAACttgaaactaattaaaaaaaaaaaaaacaggggAATCAACTCACCATTAAATCTCTCCATGCACAAAGCTTCCTAACAAGCTCCTGTTGCGAAAATACGaacatcaacaaaaagttTCGATATATAATTGAGTACACATAATGAGGTGAGGGGTATGCATACTTCTGCGTTCAAGGAGATGTTAGACTTATCTCCGTGTCCGTTTAAATGCCGATAAATTATTGAGGAAGACGCAGCACTACCAGGAAAATCTTCAGTTTCTTTCGTGTACAATTGCAAACAGGTCATGTTTGACCGCCTACTAGCCTcgagaagaaaatggaatctGTCATCGGGGCTAGATGAATCTTCTGATACATTTCACATTTTAGAACTTTGTTGcaagaataaaacaatatcGCTAACATTGTTGCCGGGTTAGCTCTACTTTTCCATCATATACTAAAATGTTTCTCCATAGCAAAGATGCCTACCAGTGGCTAATTGTTTGAGTTCAGTTGTCAAACTATCTGCAATATAAAGCAGATAGTGTGCATCTGTTCTAGCATATCGCACCATCTCTTCGGACAGAGGACGCTGTCTCCAATCTTCACGCTTCATTGAAAATATCAAAGCAAAAGAGTTAAAGTCACCAACTTAAGCTTCGATAGAAAAGAGTAAGACATGGCTAAAAGACTAGTGTAATGTTAAAGCACTGACCTGCAGCAATTTGTTAGTAGCCACTCCACATACTGTCTCAAGTAAGTATGCCAGTGATCGTTGAGGCTTTGACAACACTTCACATGCCTGATTTATCGCAATTTAGTGGAACCCTTTTAGAATACTGCAACACCAACTTTATTCACACCttactataaaaaaacatgGGTATATGCATATAACAGAATAACAAATAAcaacattttctaaaaacgGCAGAGTTAGCAGAACACACAAATTCTTCTATGCTGACTCATTCCAAAAGCTTAAATATTTAGAGCAGGATAGAGAAATGTATACCTTGGCAGTATCAAACATATTAACAACATATATATGGAAGTCTCTTTGAAGCCAGATAACATCGTTGTCAGCCCCGTGAAACACCTAGATGCACCAATCACATATTAATGTTCCAAAATGCACATAGAAATTTGGGGGACTAAATCATCTTGTCAGAAACATACAAGTGCTACATAAGACTTcttccaaaaatttgaaacaaattaaGTTACAAGATTCTAACACTGAACAATATACCTTACAAATATTAGGATCAGAGAAAACAGGACGAAGAATACTCATTACATCATGTAACGCAATTGTGTCCACCAAAAAGTCTTCCTCATGTGTAGAAATCTGCAAGTTTCAGAGAAGAATTAAAATCACAACTTCAGCggttaaaaaaaactacaacGATTCTTACAAGTTGGTTACCTGAATTAGAGCAGTGAAACCAAGAAACGACCGCAAACTATGCTGCTCAGTGTCAACCGCAAAAACTTGTTCTTTTGCTAATATTTCTGCAAGTTCCTTTAACTGCGACTCTGTCTCAACCCACACATATGAATCACTCATTTCCAATGAACACTCTCCTCTCAAAAATCCAAACTCAATCTGAGGATTCTCTAACAAAACAGTGATCTCAGTTTCATATGGATGACCATTCGAAGGTTTCTCTGCATTAGtttcaaatataaaacaccaaaaatcaaaatgcaaATTCATAAACATTAAAAAGCATTCAAAAC
It encodes the following:
- a CDS encoding Polynucleotidyl transferase, ribonuclease H fold protein with HRDC domain-containing protein (Polynucleotidyl transferase, ribonuclease H fold protein with HRDC domain; FUNCTIONS IN: 3'-5' exonuclease activity, nucleic acid binding; INVOLVED IN: nucleobase, nucleoside, nucleotide and nucleic acid metabolic process; LOCATED IN: intracellular; EXPRESSED IN: shoot apex, cultured cell; CONTAINS InterPro DOMAIN/s: Polynucleotidyl transferase, ribonuclease H fold (InterPro:IPR012337), Helicase/RNase D C-terminal, HRDC domain (InterPro:IPR002121), 3'-5' exonuclease (InterPro:IPR002562); BEST Arabidopsis thaliana protein match is: Polynucleotidyl transferase, ribonuclease H fold protein with HRDC domain (TAIR:AT5G35910.1); Has 4081 Blast hits to 3969 proteins in 1270 species: Archae - 0; Bacteria - 2323; Metazoa - 435; Fungi - 138; Plants - 199; Viruses - 0; Other Eukaryotes - 986 (source: NCBI BLink).), with translation MELKEKAKVVITVASLVAVTILFVTEYRRRRQRRKQTSSLSSCYLHSELKPQFGFKRVLADNSYSEFKHLKLVDASSSSLEKPSNGHPYETEITVLLENPQIEFGFLRGECSLEMSDSYVWVETESQLKELAEILAKEQVFAVDTEQHSLRSFLGFTALIQISTHEEDFLVDTIALHDVMSILRPVFSDPNICKVFHGADNDVIWLQRDFHIYVVNMFDTAKACEVLSKPQRSLAYLLETVCGVATNKLLQREDWRQRPLSEEMVRYARTDAHYLLYIADSLTTELKQLATDSSSPDDRFHFLLEASRRSNMTCLQLYTKETEDFPGSAASSSIIYRHLNGHGDKSNISLNAEELVRKLCAWRDLMGRIHDESTRYVLSDQAIVGLSCKQPTTTEEIYDTIAHIDLATESSPSLSSSVQSPYPVICSHLDDIYKMILDKLAKLDDLLPVVLKKCLGTNGTCPISVFNYSLLVNFKTKLSSHSAPKQNGHKNFKQQFTRKASRELFVKKFSCKAPVYHNCRIYANDGRLLCYCDKRKLEWYLNRGLAKLVEENPPAIMLLFEPKGRPEDEGNDFYIQTKRNICVGCGEGKHYLRYRIIPSCYRVHFPEHLKSHRSHDIVLLCVDCHEVAHAAAERYKKQIATEFGIPLFVRRVLDSKEAQGTSSLVEDESTGDSEDAGVSPLHLRSAAMALLRHGNRMPSSRREELLQTVKMYYGGRDLSEEDLEKALLIGLSPHERRKLERKKGVSFKHSAEVAGMDKQEDENNDGEALADFEKIMTVERSTVVDDSGDGTSEGDGAKELNDTQCNGNTLHQQNSKLSLLGHGPHGKQIVEYLLREHGEDGVRDFCQRWRKVFVDAVHPRHLPGGWNVSHSGRRDFGEFSVYNPTKRLSTE
- a CDS encoding Polynucleotidyl transferase, ribonuclease H fold protein with HRDC domain-containing protein (Polynucleotidyl transferase, ribonuclease H fold protein with HRDC domain; FUNCTIONS IN: 3'-5' exonuclease activity, nucleic acid binding; INVOLVED IN: nucleobase, nucleoside, nucleotide and nucleic acid metabolic process; LOCATED IN: intracellular; EXPRESSED IN: shoot apex; CONTAINS InterPro DOMAIN/s: Polynucleotidyl transferase, ribonuclease H fold (InterPro:IPR012337), Helicase/RNase D C-terminal, HRDC domain (InterPro:IPR002121), 3'-5' exonuclease (InterPro:IPR002562); BEST Arabidopsis thaliana protein match is: Polynucleotidyl transferase, ribonuclease H fold protein with HRDC domain (TAIR:AT5G35910.1).) gives rise to the protein MELKEKAKVVITVASLVAVTILFVTEYRRRRQRRKQTSSLSSCYLHSELKPQFGFKRVLADNSYSEFKHLKLVDASSSSLEKPSNGHPYETEITVLLENPQIEFGFLRGECSLEMSDSYVWVETESQLKELAEILAKEQVFAVDTEQHSLRSFLGFTALIQISTHEEDFLVDTIALHDVMSILRPVFSDPNICKVFHGADNDVIWLQRDFHIYVVNMFDTAKACEVLSKPQRSLAYLLETVCGVATNKLLQREDWRQRPLSEEMVRYARTDAHYLLYIADSLTTELKQLATDSSSPDDRFHFLLEASRRSNMTCLQLYTKETEDFPGSAASSSIIYRHLNGHGDKSNISLNAEELVRKLCAWRDLMGRIHDESTRYVLSDQAIVGLSCKQPTTTEEIYDTIAHIDLATESSPSLSSSVQSPYPVICSHLDDIYKMILDKLAKLDDLLPVVLKKCLGTNGTCPISVFNYSLLVNFKTKLSSHSAPKQNGHKNFKQQFTRKASRELFVKKFSCKAPVYHNCRIYANDGRLLCYCDKRKLEWYLNRGLAKLVEENPPAIMLLFEPKGRPEDEGNDFYIQTKRNICVGCGEGKHYLRYRIIPSCYRVHFPEHLKSHRSHDIVLLCVDCHEVAHAAAERYKKQIATEFGIPLFVRRVLDSKEAQGTSSLVEDESTGDSEDAGVSPLHLRSAAMALLRHGNRMPSSRREELLQTVKMYYGGRDLSEEDLEKALLIGLSPHERRKLERKKGVSFKHSAEVAGMDKQEDENNDGEALADFEKIMTVERSTVVDDSGDGTSEGDGAKELNDTQCNGNTLHQQNSKLSLLGHGPHGKQIVEYLLREHGEDGVRDFCQRWRKVFVDAVHPRHLPGGWNVSHRV
- the AXL gene encoding AXR1-like protein (AXR1-like (AXL); FUNCTIONS IN: binding, catalytic activity; INVOLVED IN: auxin homeostasis, auxin mediated signaling pathway, post-embryonic development, protein ubiquitination; LOCATED IN: peroxisome; EXPRESSED IN: 23 plant structures; EXPRESSED DURING: 11 growth stages; CONTAINS InterPro DOMAIN/s: UBA/THIF-type NAD/FAD binding fold (InterPro:IPR000594), Molybdenum cofactor biosynthesis, MoeB (InterPro:IPR009036), NAD(P)-binding domain (InterPro:IPR016040); BEST Arabidopsis thaliana protein match is: NAD(P)-binding Rossmann-fold superfamily protein (TAIR:AT1G05180.1); Has 6613 Blast hits to 5967 proteins in 1376 species: Archae - 160; Bacteria - 2652; Metazoa - 1238; Fungi - 918; Plants - 479; Viruses - 0; Other Eukaryotes - 1166 (source: NCBI BLink).), producing the protein MAEPKTKYDRQLRIWGELGQSALETASICLLNCGPTGSEALKNLVIGGIGSITIVDGSKVEIGDLGNNFMVDAKSVGQSRAKTVCGFLQELNDSVKANFVEENPDTLISTDPSFFSQFTLVIATQLVEDSMVKLDRICREANVMLVLARSYGLTGFVRISVKEHTAIETKPDHSLDDLRLNSPWPELKSYVESIDLNVEEPAAHKHIPYVVILVKVAEEWAQHHSGNLPSTREEKNEFKDLVKSKMVSADEENYKEALLAAFKVFAPTGISQEIQDINHDSCAEVGSNSSDFWVMVAALKEFISNEGGGEVPLEGSMPDMISSTEHYINLQKIYHSKAEADFLSMEQRVKSILVKVGQDPSSISKPTIKSFCKNARKLKVCRYRTIEDEFKSPSTTELHKYLADENYSGAIGFYILLRAVDRFAGTYKKFPGQFDGSTDEDASQLKTIALSLLSEMGCDGYELQEELYNEMCRFGAAEIHVVAALIGGITSQEVIKLITKQFVPKRGTFIFNGIDHKSQSLTL
- a CDS encoding Polynucleotidyl transferase, ribonuclease H fold protein with HRDC domain-containing protein encodes the protein MELKEKAKVVITVASLVAVTILFVTEYRRRRQRRKQTSSLSSCYLHSELKPQFGFKRVLADNSYSEFKHLKLVDASSSSLEKPSNGHPYETEITVLLENPQIEFGFLRGECSLEMSDSYVWVETESQLKELAEILAKEQVFAVDTEQHSLRSFLGFTALIQISTHEEDFLVDTIALHDVMSILRPVFSDPNICKVFHGADNDVIWLQRDFHIYVVNMFDTAKACEVLSKPQRSLAYLLETVCGVATNKLLQREDWRQRPLSEEMVRYARTDAHYLLYIADSLTTELKQLATEDSSSPDDRFHFLLEASRRSNMTCLQLYTKETEDFPGSAASSSIIYRHLNGHGDKSNISLNAEELVRKLCAWRDLMGRIHDESTRYVLSDQAIVGLSCKQPTTTEEIYDTIAHIDLATESSPSLSSSVQSPYPVICSHLDDIYKMILDKLAKLDDLLPVVLKKCLGTNGTCPISVFNYSLLVNFKTKLSSHSAPKQNGHKNFKQQFTRKASRELFVKKFSCKAPVYHNCRIYANDGRLLCYCDKRKLEWYLNRGLAKLVEENPPAIMLLFEPKGRPEDEGNDFYIQTKRNICVGCGEGKHYLRYRIIPSCYRVHFPEHLKSHRSHDIVLLCVDCHEVAHAAAERYKKQIATEFGIPLFVRRVLDSKEAQGTSSLVEDESTGDSEDAGVSPLHLRSAAMALLRHGNRMPSSRREELLQTVKMYYGGRDLSEEDLEKALLIGLSPHERRKLERKKGVSFKHSAEVAGMDKQEDENNDGEALADFEKIMTVERSTVVDDSGDGTSEGDGAKELNDTQCNGNTLHQQNSKLSLLGHGPHGKQIVEYLLREHGEDGVRDFCQRWRKVFVDAVHPRHLPGGWNVSHSGRRDFGEFSVYNPTKRLSTE